A genome region from Pseudomonas pergaminensis includes the following:
- a CDS encoding alpha/beta hydrolase, translating into MNHSTFWLTANDRSRLYVNQWMPDGPPKALVMLSHGMAEHSGRYARLAEALCGAGYGLYAPDQRGHGRTADEGTLGLYAEKDGWNKVVGDLASLNQHIGQQQPGLPIILLGHSMGSYIAQAYLLHHSASLNGAMLSGSNFQPVALYRAARVIARAERLRQGLRGRSALIEFLSFGSFNKAFKPNRTAFDWLSRDPVEVDKYINDPLCGFRCTNQLWIDMLGGLQQISKASNLAQIDPGLPILVMGGECDPVSEGKRLKSLAHALREAGCQHVQLTIYPQARHEVFNETNRDEITGDVLAWLDQALTLRRPARCE; encoded by the coding sequence ATGAACCACAGCACCTTCTGGCTGACCGCGAATGACCGCAGCCGCCTGTACGTCAATCAATGGATGCCCGACGGCCCGCCCAAGGCCCTGGTGATGCTGTCCCATGGCATGGCCGAGCACAGCGGGCGTTATGCACGCCTGGCCGAAGCCTTGTGCGGCGCCGGCTACGGCCTGTACGCCCCGGACCAGCGTGGCCACGGCCGTACCGCCGACGAAGGCACCCTGGGCCTGTACGCCGAGAAGGACGGTTGGAATAAGGTGGTGGGCGACCTGGCGAGCCTCAACCAGCATATCGGCCAGCAACAGCCGGGGCTGCCGATCATTCTGCTGGGCCATAGCATGGGCAGCTATATCGCCCAGGCGTACTTGCTGCACCACAGCGCCAGCCTCAATGGCGCGATGCTCAGCGGTTCGAATTTCCAGCCGGTGGCCCTGTATCGCGCCGCACGGGTGATCGCCCGGGCCGAGCGCCTGCGCCAGGGCTTGCGTGGCCGCAGTGCGCTGATCGAATTCTTGTCGTTTGGATCGTTCAACAAAGCGTTTAAACCCAATCGCACTGCTTTTGACTGGCTCAGCCGCGATCCAGTGGAAGTCGACAAGTACATCAACGACCCGCTGTGCGGGTTCCGTTGCACCAACCAACTGTGGATCGACATGCTCGGCGGCTTGCAGCAAATCAGCAAAGCGTCCAATCTCGCGCAGATCGACCCAGGCCTGCCGATCCTGGTCATGGGCGGTGAATGTGATCCGGTCAGTGAGGGCAAGCGTCTCAAAAGCTTGGCCCACGCGCTGCGTGAAGCCGGATGCCAGCACGTGCAATTGACGATTTACCCGCAGGCGCGCCACGAAGTGTTCAACGAGACCAACCGTGACGAGATCACAGGGGATGTGCTGGCGTGGCTGGATCAGGCCCTGACCTTGCGCCGGCCGGCCCGCTGCGAATAA